DNA sequence from the Methanobrevibacter sp. genome:
AGTTTTTAATTTCTGTTGGTGATGCAACATTTGGTAATCTTACTGATTATGAATTATACCCTAATATAGGTATAATTGATAATGTAATTCAAAGAAAAAATCATACTCATGAAATTATACGTGCAGATCACATTTTAAAAGCGAATAATCCTGCTGGAACCATTACAGATGATCTATGGGAAACCATAGGCCAAGCTCTTGAATTATCTAACTCTGGCGAATGTTATGTAATTGAAGTAGCAGGGGAAGAAGATCTTGCAGTTCTTCCTTGCATCATGATGGCAAGTCCGGAAACTACCATTTTATATGGTCAGCCAAATGAAGGTTTAGTGCTTTTAAAAGTTTCTGATTTAAAAAATAAAGCTAAAAAGCTTATTGACGGATTTATTAAAGAATAAATTAAATGAGGTTTTATTATGGAAATCGAATTTATCGCAGAAAAAGAAAATAAATTATTTAACAGAAAAGAAATTAAATTTTACGTTGATTATGATGGAGAAGCAACTCCTAAAATTTTAGACATTAAATCAAAATTAGTTGCTTTATTAAACACTAAAAAAGATTTAATTGTTGTTGACAATGTACAACCTCACTACGGTGAACCTAAAGCATTAGGTTACGCTAAAGTTTACGCAACCGTAGAAGACTTAAAATACATTGAAACTAATCACGTATTAGCTAAAAACGAAGAACCTGCAGAAGAAGCAGAAGATGAAGAATAGGT
Encoded proteins:
- a CDS encoding DUF359 domain-containing protein, producing the protein MLRLDTENEDIMAALKRPLGKLYPNFEDAIDEIKSSEFLISVGDATFGNLTDYELYPNIGIIDNVIQRKNHTHEIIRADHILKANNPAGTITDDLWETIGQALELSNSGECYVIEVAGEEDLAVLPCIMMASPETTILYGQPNEGLVLLKVSDLKNKAKKLIDGFIKE
- a CDS encoding 30S ribosomal protein S24e; this translates as MEIEFIAEKENKLFNRKEIKFYVDYDGEATPKILDIKSKLVALLNTKKDLIVVDNVQPHYGEPKALGYAKVYATVEDLKYIETNHVLAKNEEPAEEAEDEE